The genome window AGATAGAGCAAAACCGCCAAGCTCAAACTGCTCTCCTCGAGGCCCTCATGCGCAACATGGCCCctagtggaggaggaggggccgGGCACTGAGATAACTTCATGGATTTCCTACAAACTCAGCCGCCCACCTTCacgcgggctgaggatcctctggatgctgacCACTGGCACCGGACTATCAAACAGAAGCTCACTCTGCTCaggtgcgaggaccacgagaaggcgctcttcgccgcccatcagcttcagggtgcgGCAAGcacgtggtggtccaactttctgGTCATGCACCCCACCAATCACCGGGTGTCTTGAGCAGAGTTTTCGCCAGGCATTCTGTgatttccatattcctaaggtccttatggagatcaagaggcgggagtttatggacctcaagcaaggaggtagattggtgatggagtatgtgcaggtgttcaaccaccttgcacaatatgcttaggatgaggtcaacaccaaTATGCGGAAGCAGTACTGCTTTGTGAACGGTCtcaactccaagatgcaagaccggctatCGGTGCATGAGTTCATCGACTTCAACAAGCTAGTGAGCACCTCTCTTATGGTggagttcaagttgaagaacccaggaggaggagaagcgtaAGAGGGTCCCGTCACCCTCCATGGGCGGGGGTTCTCAATGCACGCAGACGGACAGTcagcctcctccatctcacatgttgGTCTCGACTGCTCCACGGCAATGTGGATGGTACGCCACCCATCTTGCTCTGCTCCTCAAgggcaacctccaagacccgCTGGTTCTCAAGTGAGTTTGATGGGTGGCCCCGACGGCCCGTGTTACAACTGTGGGCACATCGGGCACTTCAACCATGATTGCCCTTACCCGAAGCCAGGAGTcgtggtgactgctccaaagCTGCCACCCACTCAACTCGCTCTACAGTCCTCCTGGGCTACACACATCCCCAAGCGTGCCTAAGTACAACACACCACCACCAAGGGTGCTCGAGAGGACAACAAAGTGCTCGTCGGTATGCTATTTGTGAATTCCCACATCACAATTGTTCTTTTTGATTCGGGGGCATCTCACTGTTTCATCAGGGATAGTTATATTTTGAGTCATAAGTTGGCTTCCGAGACCTCGCCTTCTACCTATATCATTGATGAACCCAGAACTAAGTTAAGGACTGACCAAGTTGTTCCGAAGGCCAAACTTATTATTAAGGGAGATCAGTTTCCTGCTAACCTGATTCTCCTTGACACAAGAGGAGTAGATTCTATATTAGGGATTAATTGGCTTGTTTGTGCCAAGAAAGTCGTTTCTCTCAAAGGTCCCAAGGGCGATCGAGTTTCTCTTTGCCTTGGAGAGGGTGGCCTACACTTGTGTGCTCTTAAAGCAGTCACGGCCATGAATCTCCTGGATATTCCAGTCATCTGTGAATTTCCtaatgtcttcccagaagaattgccaggaatgccacccaACCGAACtgtggagttctccattgaaCTATTGCCCGATACGGCcccgatttcaaagaggtccTATCAGATGCCACCGAACGAGTTAGCAGAagtaaagaagcaaattcaggagtcgcttgcgaagggtttcattcgtctgagttcctcaccttggggatgtccagtactctttgtcaagaagaaggatggtactctATGGATGTGTattgattaccgtccgttgaatgccatcacaatcaagaacaagtatccactccCTCGGATTGATATCATGTTCGATCAATTGACCGGTGCCCGGGctttctctaagattgacttgagactgggtTACCACCAAATCAAGATCTGATCGAAGGATATTTCAAAGATGTCTTTCTCTACCCGTtatgggctttatgagttcaccgtcataTTTTTTAGCTTGATAAATGCACTGGCattctttatgtatttgatgaacacagtcttcatggaggaactcgacaagttTGCTGTGGTGTCCactgatgatattctcatctactccaagactgaaaAAGAATATTCTAAGTACCTCCGTGTTGCTCTTGGCCGCCTtcaagatcaccaactctacgccaagttcagcaaatgtgaGTCCTGGCTCAAAGAGGTCGCCTTTCTAGGTCATGTCTTGTCAGAAAATGGGGtagcagttgacccgagcaaagtgcaggatgtgctcagtTGGGTGCAGCCCAAAAGTGTCACTGACATCCGAAGTTTTCTCAGACTCGTGGGTTATTACTGCatgttcatcgagaatttcttcAAGATTACTAAGCCCATGACCGAATTGTTGAAGAAGAATGTCAAGTTTGAATGGTTCGAGGAGTGTGAAGtggctttccagactttgaagtaTCATCTCACCACAACACCAATTCTAGCACAATCAAACGTTCACAATAGCTTCGatatctattgtgatgcctcttgctttggACTCAGTTATGTTCTCATTCAAGAAGGATGCGTTGTCGCCTATGCTTCACGC of Phragmites australis chromosome 3, lpPhrAust1.1, whole genome shotgun sequence contains these proteins:
- the LOC133910602 gene encoding uncharacterized mitochondrial protein AtMg00860-like yields the protein MEELDKFAVVSTDDILIYSKTEKEYSKYLRVALGRLQDHQLYAKFSKCESWLKEVAFLGHVLSENGVAVDPSKVQDVLSWVQPKSVTDIRSFLRLVGYYCMFIENFFKITKPMTELLKKNVKFEWFEECEVAFQTLKYHLTTTPILAQSNVHNSFDIYCDASCFGLSYVLIQEGCVVAYASRQLKSYEENYPTHDIDLATVVHTLKI